The nucleotide sequence TCGCCGTCGTTGCGGTACGACACGACGAGCGACGTGATGCCGAGCGAATGGAACACGGGCACCGCCCGCAAGCACTCGGCCCGCGTCGTGCCGCGCCCGTGCACCTGGACGACCCAGGTGTCACCGTCGCCGGCCGGGAACTGCCACGCAGGGCACGGGCCGACGGTGGAGCCGATGAGCTCGGGGGTGAACGGCAGGTGCAACTGCTCGGGGTGGTCGTAGTACCAGCCGCTGAAGGCCGCCTCGGGGGCGAGGCTCGCGTCCGCCGGGATGTGCGTGAGGAGCTTGCGCTTGACGCTCGATGCGTCCTCCGACAGCACCGAGCCGAGCTTGATGTAGTCGGACGTGCCGGAGGTGAACAGGCCGTAGCGTCCCGGGAGCTCCGTGTCGGCCGTGCGCGACAGGGTGATCGTCTGCGCGGCGGTGTCGAGCGCGAGGATGCGTGTATCGGCCTGCCGGCGCGCCGGAGTGACGACTTTTCGGGCCATCACCACCGAACCCGCCGCAAGGGCGCCGAGCACAGCGGCCAGCGCCACGCTCAGCACCGTGAGCGCGGCCTTCACACCGGCGACGAGGGCGCGCGTCCCGCGCCTGCGGCGAGGACCGAGAGCTTTCGGCCCTCCCGGATAACTGCGTGCGCCGTCCCATGCGGCGCGCCTGGAGGCGACCATCGAGGCATCAGCCTAGTCTGTCCGCGTGACTGAGCAGCGTCCCCCGGCGGCACCGGGCTCTTTCGAGCAGGCCGCCGAGGCGGTGCGTACGATCTCCTTCCGCGGCGACCTCGCAGTCCGCGAGATCGCCGCGCCGCAGGGTCTCGCGCCGAACGCGTTCGCGATCGCGGGCGACGTGCGCCCCGAGCCCGACTCCGCGGACTCGCCCTACGGCACGGGGCGGCTGGTGCTCCTGCACGATCCGGAGCAGCCCGCGCCCTGGAACGGTCCGTGGCGGATCGTATGCTTCGCGCAGGCGCCGCTCGAGCCCGAGATCGGGGTGGATCCGCTGCTCGCGGACGTCGCGTGGACCTGGCTCACCGATGCGCTCGAGTCACGACGCGCCACCTACCACTCGGCATCCGGCACGGCGACGAAGACACTCTCCAAGGGATTCGGCGCGCTGGCCGCGGAGGGCGACGGGGCACAGATAGAACTGCGCGCGTCCTGGACCCCGGAAGGCGCGATCGCTGCGCACGTGGAAGCATGGGCGGAGTTGGTTTGCATGCTGGCAGGGCTTCCGCCCGGCTCGGAAGGGATCGCGATGCTCGGTTCGCACAGGTCGCCACGTGGCTGAATACGACGTGATCGACGAGGTCGCGCGCGTCGGAGAGGCTGCACGGCGCCTGGCAGATGGGGAGGGCCCCGTCGCCGTCGACGTCGAGCGCGCCTCGGGGTTCCGCTACTCGCAGCGGGCCTACCTGGTGCAGGTGTACCGGCGCGGTGCGGGCGTGTTCCTCTTCGATCCCCCACCGATCGGGGACTTCCGCGCGCTCGAGGATGCGATCGGCGCCGAGGAATGGGTGCTGCACGCCGCGAGTCAGGACCTGCCGTCGCTGCGCGAGATCGGTCTGGAGCCCGCCTCCATCTTCGACACCGAGCTCGCCGCCCGCCTTCTCGGTCACGAGCGAGTCGGTCTCGCCGCCGTCGTCGAGGACACGCTGGGCATCACGCTCGCGAAGGCGCATTCGGCGTCGGATTGGTCGACGCGTCCCCTCCCCCAGTCGTGGCTCGAATACGCGGCACTCGACGTCGAACACCTCGTCGATGTGCGCGACAAGCTGGTCGCGGAACTCGTGGAGCAGGGCAAGACCGAGTTCGCCGCGGAGGAGTTCCGCGCCGTGCTCGAGCGCGAGCCCAAGCCTCCGCGTGAGGAGCCGTGGCGCCGCCTGTCGGGCCTGCACACGGTGCGCGGTCGCAAGGCGCTCGCCGTCGCCCGCGAACTGTGGACGGCCCGTGAAGAGTACGCGAGGGAGGAGGATGTCGCGCCCGGGCGGCTCGTCCCCGACCGCGCCCTGGTCGCCGCCGTCCTCGCCGACCCCAAGTCGAAGAGCGCGCTCGCCGCGGTCAAGGACTTCACCGGCCGCGCGAGCCGGTCGCAGCTGGACCGCTGGTGGGCGGCGATCGAGGCCGGACGCGCCGTCACGCAGCTCCCTCTGGAACGTGCGACCGGCGGAGACACGCTGCCACCCCCGCGGGCGTGGGCCGATCGCAACCCGGAGGCCGATGCTCGTCTGAAGGCGGCACGCCCTCTCGTGGAGCAGCGTGCCCAGGAACTCCACATGCCCACAGAGAACCTCCTCACTCCCGAGCTGCTGCGACGCGTCGCCTGGGCTCCGCCACAGCCGCTGAACGCGGCATCCGTCGGCGAAGCCCTGTCGGCGCTGGGTGCGCGAGCGTGGCAGATTGCGCAGACCTCACAGGTGATCGCCGATGCCTTTGTGGGATCCGTGCAAGTCGCGTCGCAGGCGTCGGAAACCGCTTCGTAGGTTTCCCCCACCCGATTCCGACCGCTCCACGCGCCCTCCTAGGCTGGCGACATCCCTACTTTTGGAGGCAGAGTGGCCGAGATTTCGGACGTCTTCTTCGTCGATGGAATGCGCACCCCGTTCGGGCGCGCCGGCGAGAAAGGCATGTATTGGAACACCCGCGCGGACGACCTCGCCGTCAAGGCGACGATCGGGCTCATGGAGCGCAATCCCGGCGTTCCCAAGGACCGCGTCGACGATGTCGCCATCGCCGCGACCAGCCAGACCGGTGACCAGGGGCTGACCCTCGGCCGCAGCGTCGCGATCCTCGCCGGGCTCCCCCAGACGGTTCCAGGCTTCGCGATCGACCGCATGTGCGCGGGCGCGATGACGAGCGTCACCACGATGGCGGGCTCGATCGGCGTGGGAATGTACGACGTCGCCCTGGCGGGCGGCGTCGAGCACATGGGCCACCATCCCATCGGCGGCAACGCCGACCCGAACCCGCGTTTCGTCGCGGAGAAGATGGTCGACCCCGGCGCGCTCAACATGGGGGTGACCGCAGAGCGCATCTTCGACCGGTTCCCGCACCTCACCAAGGAGCGCTCGGACCGCTACGGCATGCTCAGCCAGCACAAGGCGCAGGCGGCGTACGACGCCGGCAAGATCCAGCCCGACCTCGTCTCGGTCGCCACCAAGGACGCCGACGGCTCGTGGGGCCTCGCGACCGAAGACGAGGGCCGCCGCCCGCAGACCACGATGGAAGACCTCGCCGGTCTCAAGACGCCGTTCCGCCCGCACGGTCGGGTGACCGCCGGCACGTCTTCGCCTCTCACCGACGGCGCGACGATGTCGCTGCTCGCCGGCGGGGGCGCCGTCAAGGAGCTGGGCTTGAAGCCGAAGATGAAGCTCGTCTCGTTCGCCTTCGCGGGCGTGCAGCCCGAGATCATGGGCATCGGCCCGATCCCGTCGACCGAGAAGGCGCTCAAGAAGGCGGGCCTGAGCGTCGACGACATCGGCCTGTTCGAGCTGAACGAGGCGTTCGCCATCCAGGTGATCTCGCTGCTCGACCACTTCGGCATCGCCGACGAC is from Microbacterium sp. LWH3-1.2 and encodes:
- a CDS encoding ribonuclease D, with the protein product MAEYDVIDEVARVGEAARRLADGEGPVAVDVERASGFRYSQRAYLVQVYRRGAGVFLFDPPPIGDFRALEDAIGAEEWVLHAASQDLPSLREIGLEPASIFDTELAARLLGHERVGLAAVVEDTLGITLAKAHSASDWSTRPLPQSWLEYAALDVEHLVDVRDKLVAELVEQGKTEFAAEEFRAVLEREPKPPREEPWRRLSGLHTVRGRKALAVARELWTAREEYAREEDVAPGRLVPDRALVAAVLADPKSKSALAAVKDFTGRASRSQLDRWWAAIEAGRAVTQLPLERATGGDTLPPPRAWADRNPEADARLKAARPLVEQRAQELHMPTENLLTPELLRRVAWAPPQPLNAASVGEALSALGARAWQIAQTSQVIADAFVGSVQVASQASETAS
- a CDS encoding thiolase family protein, which translates into the protein MAEISDVFFVDGMRTPFGRAGEKGMYWNTRADDLAVKATIGLMERNPGVPKDRVDDVAIAATSQTGDQGLTLGRSVAILAGLPQTVPGFAIDRMCAGAMTSVTTMAGSIGVGMYDVALAGGVEHMGHHPIGGNADPNPRFVAEKMVDPGALNMGVTAERIFDRFPHLTKERSDRYGMLSQHKAQAAYDAGKIQPDLVSVATKDADGSWGLATEDEGRRPQTTMEDLAGLKTPFRPHGRVTAGTSSPLTDGATMSLLAGGGAVKELGLKPKMKLVSFAFAGVQPEIMGIGPIPSTEKALKKAGLSVDDIGLFELNEAFAIQVISLLDHFGIADDDPRVNQWGGAIAVGHPLAASGVRLMIQLAAQFAERRDVRYGLTAMCVGLGQGGSVIWENPFFDGKKRK
- a CDS encoding DUF3000 domain-containing protein, encoding MTEQRPPAAPGSFEQAAEAVRTISFRGDLAVREIAAPQGLAPNAFAIAGDVRPEPDSADSPYGTGRLVLLHDPEQPAPWNGPWRIVCFAQAPLEPEIGVDPLLADVAWTWLTDALESRRATYHSASGTATKTLSKGFGALAAEGDGAQIELRASWTPEGAIAAHVEAWAELVCMLAGLPPGSEGIAMLGSHRSPRG
- a CDS encoding alpha/beta hydrolase family protein, translated to MVASRRAAWDGARSYPGGPKALGPRRRRGTRALVAGVKAALTVLSVALAAVLGALAAGSVVMARKVVTPARRQADTRILALDTAAQTITLSRTADTELPGRYGLFTSGTSDYIKLGSVLSEDASSVKRKLLTHIPADASLAPEAAFSGWYYDHPEQLHLPFTPELIGSTVGPCPAWQFPAGDGDTWVVQVHGRGTTRAECLRAVPVFHSLGITSLVVSYRNDGEAPRSRNGTYALGATEWRDIDAAVGFARRRGARRIIVMGWSMGGAIALQLALNSAHGDAIAGLILESPVVDWRVVLNYQARAERVPGAVSRLAIEALQTEWASPLTRTGAAIRLDQLDVVSRAGELRHPILILHSDDDGFVPSDASHDLVAARPDLVEMQVFEVARHTKLWNYDQERWTASIGGWLAAHGIVAD